From a single Stigmatopora argus isolate UIUO_Sarg chromosome 4, RoL_Sarg_1.0, whole genome shotgun sequence genomic region:
- the smg9 gene encoding nonsense-mediated mRNA decay factor SMG9 produces MSESGHSQPGMYGPGRRRRRRRGDRDIGPPGQNLSGPSRDREYQPRERRDGSEEPPGPLIQKTPIILAKPPGERAKPSQNTTISGAPVLDKPIMLMKARDDAVKPATPPEATHPPSGPGPSKVEREGQRPTQPVYQIQNRAMSASVTGSAVDPLVGQSKLIPPEKMKHSIKLVDEQMNWCDSAMEYLRDQTDMLVVGVIGLQGTGKSTVMSLLSANTPEEDQRGYVFRAQTPEIKERSGNQSSGIDFFITQERIIFLDTQPMLSPSILDHLINNDRKLPPEYNLPYTYVEMQSLQIAAFLFTVCHVVIVVQDWFTDLNLYRFLQTAEMLKPSTPSASHDSTGSSGNDDGAEYYPHIVFLQNKSRREDFCPRNLKDMHMVVDKLMAHSHLKYKGSLSMLDCNIFPGLGQNYMTTEVNMFLLPMQENDTEEILTKTGSTMTYPLFSLLPGYKGHPSFSTMVSKLRSQILAMPRCQLSHTILTEKNWFHYAARIWDGVKKSSALSEYSRLLG; encoded by the exons ATGTCAGAATCGGGCCACAGCCAGCCTGGCATGTATGGACCGGGACGTCGGAGAAGACGACGTCGTGGCGATCGCGACATTGGACCTCCAGGGCAGAATCTGTCCGGACCGAGTCGGGATCGAGAATACCAACCACGCGAACGAAGG GACGGAAGTGAAGAACCACCAGGCCCTCTCATTCAGAAAACTCCCATCATCCTGGCGAAGCCCCCTGGGGAGAGG GCCAAGCCATCACAAAATACGACCATCAGTGGAGCACCTGTTCTTGACAAGCCCATAATGCTCATGAAAGCTCGAGATGATGCCGTTAAGCCTGCGACTCCGCCAGAGGCGACGCATCCGCCTTCTGGTCCCGGGCCTTCGAAAGTTGAGAGGGAAGGCCAACGACCCACGCAGCCTGTCTATCAGATTCAGAACCGAGCAATGAGTGCTTCCGTAACAGGCAGCGCCGTGGACC CCTTGGTCGGTCAGTCCAAACTCATCCCTCCAGAGAAGATGAAACACAGTATCAAGCTCGTGGATGAACAGATGAACTGGTGCGACAGTGCCATGGAG TACTTGCGAGACCAAACAGATATGCTGGTGGTGGGAGTCATTGGACTGCAGGGAACTGGGAAGTCGACTGTCATGTCTCTACTATCAGCCAACACACCTGAAGAAGACCAAAG GGGCTACGTATTCAGAGCGCAGACTCCAGAGATTAAGGAACGAAGTGGAAATCAGAGTTCAGGAATTGACTTCTTCATCACGCAAGAGAGGATCATCTTCTTGGACACCCAG CCAATGTTGAGCCCCTCTATTCTGGACCACCTTATCAACAACGATCGCAAATTGCCCCCGGAATACAATCTGCCTTACACGTATGTGGAAATGCAG TCTCTTCAGATTGCCGCCTTCCTTTTCACTGTGTGCCATGTGGTCATTGTGGTTCAAGACTGGTTCACAGACTTAAACCTCTACAG GTTTCTTCAAACGGCCGAGATGCTGAAACCTTCCACGCCATCTGCAAGCCATGATAGCACAGGCTCTTCTGGCAATGACGACGGTGCAGAGTACTATCCACATATAG TGTTCCTTCAGAATAAGAGCAGACGGGAGGACTTCTGCCCCAGGAATCTGAAGGACATGCATATGGTTGTGGACAAATTAATGGCCCACTCTCACCTCAAATACAAAG GTTCATTGTCTATGTTAGACTGCAATATCTTTCCTGGTCTGGGCCAGAACTATATGACCACTGAAGTCAACATGTTCCTGCTGCCTATGCAGGAAAATGACACCGAGGAGATTCTTACAAAAACAG ggtcTACTATGACATATCCCCTTTTCTCCCTGCTCCCGGGATATAAGGGACACCCTTCCTTCTCCACCATGGTCTCCAAGCTACGCAGCCAAATACTAGCCATGCCCCGCTGTCAACTGTCACATACCATCCTCACTGAGAAGAACTG GTTTCACTATGCTGCACGAATTTGGGATGGTGTGAAAAAATCATCCGCCCTCTCTGAATATAGCCGCTTGCTTGGTTAG